The following proteins come from a genomic window of Dermacentor albipictus isolate Rhodes 1998 colony chromosome 8, USDA_Dalb.pri_finalv2, whole genome shotgun sequence:
- the LOC139048548 gene encoding fatty acid synthase-like codes for MRLFYEFLRAGAAYQPQRKYRGDVLLVKPRQLLKTTPDLPHDYGIQECCEGNIEVYLVDGVHEDFVLGQGARRCAAIINRQLQRFNEKQ; via the exons ATGCGCCTCTTCTACGAGTTCCTCCGGGCGGGCGCCGCGTACCAGCCGCAAAGAAAGTACCGCGGCGACGTGCTGCTCGTCAAGCCGCGCCAGCTGCTCAAGACAACACCGGACCTGCCGCACGACTACGGCATCCAGGAG TGTTGTGAAGGCAATATCGAGGTCTATCTTGTGGATGGCGTTCACGAAGACTTCGTACTAGGACAGGGCGCGCGGCGATGCGCAGCAATTATCAACCGCCAGCTGCAGCGCTTTAACGAGAAGCAATGA